One Ciconia boyciana chromosome 16, ASM3463844v1, whole genome shotgun sequence genomic window, AAATCATAAATGGggaactggaagaaaaacaggattCAGGGCTTCAGTCTTACTAATGACTACGTGAATCCTTCAGAGATCCCTCCCCTTTGCCACACTTCCTCACGGAGCCCTCCTGCTCCTTCGGGCATGGATCCCCTTTCCTTGGGGCCATGAAAGGTGGCAGCACTTCTTCGTTGCTTTTGTACATTCCAGCTTTGAAAGGCAAATATCTTCCTCAAGACCTTGCGGCTCACATCCAAGAGATGGGAAGGGTGCTCTTAGAGCAGCCAACCTGGGAGGGCTGGTGGAAGTTCAGCTCCACTGTGCTCGACTCTAAGGACAGCACAGGGGACCACCACAGCAGGGTCTATCTTTCAGCTTCAGCCATGAGCAGAGATGCTGGCTTGGAGGTTTTTGGTGAGGCTGCACTGTACCTGTGCAAATCAGAGAAGGAGAGAATAGAAGCCCAGAACCAGCCATTTGATGCCAAGACCTACTGCTTTGTGTCTGACCCCAAGGTGGAGTACACAAAAGGGAAGATCAAGGCTGCACAGGATGGGAAGATAACTGTTGAGACAGAGGACGGCAGAGTAAGTGCATTCCTCCTGGcactcctccctgccctgctgaagGCACTAGGATGTCTGCTAGGGAGGGCAAGGAACACAGAAAGCACTAGACTAGCTCAGGCAAGAAatctgccctgccctgccctgccctgccctgccctgccctgccctctgACTGGGGCCAGCACAGCCTCCAGAGGGAAGTATTGCTCTGGATGCTGGGATGAAGGTATCCGTTGGATAATTATTCTTGGTTTAGGCTTTAAAGATAAGGCAATGCTCTGAAACAGGTTGGGTTGTAGCCTTGCCAGTCTTAGCATTCCTCAACCACTGCTTTTAACCCTTTCTCATCTAACACTGTCACACCCACTGATAAATTCCTTCCTTTACTGGTAGCAGACCAGGCAGCTACTTTGAAAGTCCTCTTTGCATGTCAGTGCAAGTGGGTGCAAGCCTATCAGTGTCACTGTCTGCAAACAGTTTTCTAGAGGAGTTTTCAAGGTGCTAATcttgcaaaaatgctgaaatgtctTAGCGGCTCCTGTCCTGATAACTTTTGTAAGAATAGCTGCCACAGCCCAAAGAACCACCTCAACCAACATCTTGGCAGTGGGTGCTACaagatttttaagaaagcaaataaagaataaagcagTCATCCATTGGTTCACTTCCAGCCTCCAGCAATCACAGGTATGTGActgagcaggggctgcagcaggctaCAGTGTACAAGGACCTGCTTTCCTTGGGGCTGGCTTTTTTATATCCATTTGAGCTTTTTGCCTCTGTAGTGTCCTGTGGGAAAGATTTCCACAGTTTAAAATTGGAGTATAAAGTATTGAAGTGTAAAgtgcttccttttctctgcaataTGCAGCCTGGTAATTTCAGCTTATgttttcacaaggaaaaaaaagtgcattattTGTTGCTTCCTTGCTATGGCCATGGTTCTTTCTGCTATTCCTGATTTTGCAGACTTCAAAAGTGTCTCCTTTTCACCCCCAAATCCCAATCAAGTTATGCTCTCCTCATAGAAAAGCTGCTTCATACCTGTGACCATCTTTGTTTCTCGTCTCTGGATCATTTCTAGTACAACTATATCCTTTCTAAGAGGGGTGATCAGTAATGAAGGTGTGAATGAACTGATGGACACATCCTACATAAcactctcttctccctttcttttctaatgtttcctaatattttAGAGCTTCCTGCCTTCTTCTGAGCACTGAACTAACATTATGTTAGAAACTTCTATAGTGACTCCCAGATATGTCCTGTGAGTAGTAGTTAATGCACGATCTCTTGTTCTATACGGAGACTTTCCGTGAATCCTAATTGCTCAAGTGTTTGAATGCTTTAGAAAGGTATTTAGGGACATGTATCACaaagttgcttttgaaaactgtgcCTGTAATTCTTGCTTTCTCAAAAGAAGCCCAAGATCATTCCACTAGTCAGGACCTGAGCTTGGAAATGGTGTTCAATCTTTCTGAACCAAATATGATTGCAGTAACACTATTTCCTCCTTGGATTGGACTAGTCAGCTTGGACCAGTCTATAGAAGCAGCAATTACAGCATAAAAGCAATGGATAAAAGCAATGGGAAAAGCCATCTGGAGAAACAACAGGATTTTCAAGCTCTTTCATGGTTCAGTGTGGCCAAGATAAGCTGCTGTCATCTGTGTACATCTGCTTTCCTGTGcatctgccccccccccccccccccaacatatCCACAGGCTCTGGCTGTGTGACAGGATGGTCACCCACAATATGAGCCAGTAGACGGTGCTATTTGGTAGGGCTAGAGCCTCTGCTTAATTGGGAATGGCAACAGGCAGGACTGGAACAAATCTGTTCCAGGGAAGGATTTGGTATTGATGAATCTTGTGCTGTTAGTGTCCTGTCTCTCCGGCACTGTGCAGTGTGAATCTTGGAGGCTGAAAGGTAGACTGGCCAGCAGTTGTGCCCCTGGCTATTACAGCCATGAGCAGCCATGAGCAGAACCTGGAGATCATAAGCAGCAATAATGTGTAGAAAGATCTGGTCCAGCACAAATCCTGTCTGTGTGGTTGTAGCAATTCCAGGACAGTAAATTTACATCCTGTAAATTTGCCAGTGTTGTAGAGTTCCCAGCTAGGAGCAGTGTCTGCCCTGTAATAGCCGTATCTTGTTTTGCACagttaaacagaaagaaaaatctgaattagaGCAGCCTTACAGATGTCGTTACTTCTCTATgtttgtgtctctgtgtgtaCACATGGAAGGAGCATCAAGAGTTGCTGAATTGAGATTaactctttctttctgaattatATAGATGGTTGCTGTCAAACCTGATGATATATATGCCATGAACCCACCTAAGTTTGACAGAATTGAGGATGTGGCAATGTTGACCCACCTGCATGGACCTGCCATCCTCTACAACCTCAAGGACTGCTACAGCTCCTGGATGATCTATGTAAGTTTTCTCTCATGGCAAAGGAGAAAATCCAGCTGCCAGGAGATGGACTTCAGTGACTCTTCTGGTATTTTCCTGCAGACCTACTCGGGTCTCTTCTGCGTCACTGTCAACCCCTACAAGTGGCTGCCGGTGTACAACCCGGAGGTGGTGTTGGCCTACGGAGGCAAGAAGTGCCAGGAGGGCCCTCCACACATCTTCTCCATCTCTGACAATGCCTATCAGTTCATGCTGACTGGtgagcttttctgttttgaccAGACTCATAGAAAAAAACTATGTCAGAAACACTACTTCTGCCAAATGCCATTCCTTATCTGCCATGGGCTCAGTTGCCTTTGCCATTTCTCACAGTGTGCTACCCCAATTCATTGTTCTGTGTCATGTTGCAGATTATCTGCTTGGGCTCCCAACTATTGCACTGTGGAATTAGATGTGCCTATTTTATCTCTAGGTGATGCTAAACGAGCTCCAGACAGTTTTCCCTGTCTCCTGAAatagtttttttatttttgaagtgctGTGCTGTTGTACTGCACATTATCCGTATTTCTGGTCTAAGTACTAAGCTAAGCACCATAACAGGAACAACTGCAAAGGACAGTTGCAGTTGGATAGGTCACGCTATCTGGGAAGTCCCTAGTCAGCACACCAGCACGTGGCTTCAAGCAACAGCAGGTAGGTTCAgaacagagctggaagaagtATTTTCACCAAAATACATGGTTTTAGTTTGAATCAAGTCCTGTCCCATATTAAATAGTAATAAAGGTAAAGAATGGTAAAGACAGAAGCAAAGAGGAGAGTGCAGGATGGAGCAGCGGTGGaggagagaagacaaaaagTGTAGtacagggaggggaagagaggaggagaaaaagaccATGcatctttcagttttgcttaaagaggttttgtttctttcccttcaatGGGCACTAGGTCACGAATTACCTGAGAACCAGCACTTTTCTCTACAGCTTCTCTGactgcagttatttttccctttgacaGATCGTGAAAATCAGTCTATCCTAATCACATAAGTACATCTGTCACTTTGAACTTTGTCTCCAACAAAAAGTGGGTAGATAATTCTTCGCTGTCTGCTTTCTTTTGACAGCGGAGAATCCTGTGCATGGAAGACTGTGAACACGACGCGTGTCATTCAGTACTTTGCAACAATTGCAGCGAGTGGGGACCTAGCCAAGAAGGAGTCCTGGATAAAGGTGTGAGGAAGAAAGGCTTGGCAGAGGGGCTGTTTGGGATGTTATCAGTTTGTGGTTGTGGACAGCACTGGTGACAAACATTTGCctcaaaatatgaaatatcttttattagctTCAGCCACTCTCTCAAAAGGCAGTAAGACCAGGGGCTGATATGCAGTTAGGACCACCACAAATACAAGCCACCAGAGCTGCCACTGTCACTGCCCAGATGTAGCTTTACGGAGACTGAAACCAGGTCTGAGGGACTGGTGTCCAGGAAGAATCAGGAGTTCCAGTTTCTTCACACAGACCAGTCTGTCCCTGGCTGAGAGGTGACAGCTCTGACCATGGGAGAAATTCTgaataagagaaaaatgaattatttaccATTTATACACAGTGCTATTTCTTGGTGCTGTAGTCGAGAAGATGCTGTAGTAACGCTGTACAGCTGAAATGAAGGGCACATGGTTGCACATGTAATCAGGCGAGCCACAATATAGTCCCTTTTTCCTCATAACCCATGGTGTTTTACAATAATTATTCAAATATTCTCGCAGGGTATGCTGGAGGATCAAATCATCAGCACTGACCCGCTGCTGGAGGCCTTCAGGAATGCCAAGACTGTGAGAAATGACAACTCCTCGCTCTTTGTGAGTCGTTGTGTTTCTCTCTACCCTCCTGCATTTCTAATCCTGTTTGCCTGCTTGTTACTTGCAACTGGAAGCCACTGGGCTGGGAGAATTGTTCTTGCTGACAAATTTCTTGGTTGTTTGTCAGATGCTGATGTGTTTACAGCTGTTTCATGCTCATAGCTGCTTGGACTGCAACAAACTGTTCCCCTATATCTATCTTTGAATATCTAAGATAATTCAGACTGATTTGGAGATGCTGTCACTGAGATTCAAGTGAGAAAAACACTCTGACATGTTACCCTGAGAATGCTGCACTGACCACTACCTTTTGTCTCCTTGCCAGGGTAAAttcatttgtattcattttggTACATCTGTAAAACTGGCCTCTGGTGACATCGAGACCTGTGAGTAAATGAGGTGGGCTTACTGCTTTACTATAAAGTGAAGAAGAGCTTGAAAAATTTATATGTGCATACATCTTACAGACTTGCTGGAAGAGTCAAGAGTCACCTTCCAGCTGAAAGCTGAGAGAAGCTACCACATCTTCTACCAGATCCTTTCCAATAAGAAGCCTGAACTGCTTGGTAAGGACAGCCATCACCTGGTGACATTTACAGTAAAAACAATATGGGAAACTTTTCCCTAAATATGCCAGCTCAGTGATGAAGGGTCCAGTGGCACCTGCTGGCCTAGCACCATGCAAAACAAGCACCCAGCTTCCCCTTTCAGCAGGTGCCTCAGGCTGTGCAAAGCACTGAAGCTTTGATCGTGTGCTTATTTATGTCATCCGCATTCCAGCACTGATGATGACTGGGTTACCGAAACTGTACACAGCACTTTTATCTCTGAATAATATTGTTGCACTAGGGGTTACTCCACCTCCAATTTATCTTCCCTGGGTAAGTTCTAATGCAAACTGTGTGCAGGTGAGGTGTGGGGGTGGATAATTTACTCTGCTTTACACCTTGCTGTTCTTGCTGGTGTGGAAAGTCCAATTTATATGGGCCAGATCCTGTGAATAATCTTCAATGGAAAGGTGAGAAATTCCCTGGATGCAGGATAGCCAGATATCCTGACCTACAAACCACCTATCTGAGCTCTTCATCAAGTGGGCAAAAGTTCTTCCCTGTTTCCAGTATATGCTCTCCAgcccttttcccccttcccactgcCATGGCGTACCCTACCCATGCCCCACATCTGTCCCAGACCCTTTTGCCAGACACTCAACTACTGCACTCATCCTCACTCCACTCTGCCCATCCCTCCCAACTATCCACAGAACATTTTCCAAGGTGGAGCTCCTACCCCATCCTCCCACTATGTGCCCTCCCGACGTTTACcgcctccctcttcccttcccagagAGACTGCTGTGTGCCAGGGGACTGCATGTCCGTAGAAGGATACAGACAGATTTATCTTCAGTGTATGGAGGGCTTCCTGTCCTGCACAACCCTGCTGCACATCTGCACACCTTCACTTTTGCTCTTACTCTGCCATAGGATTCAAGACTGAAAATGAATTGTGAATTTTGGCCTCAATTAGATGGAGATAAACACACATGTTTGTATTACTTATGTATGTGCACCAGCACACAACCCCAGTGGGTGCAAGGGGCATTCAGGATAGATTAGTATATGTCATGTAAGAGGATAAGCACGTAGGAGTCTTACCTAAAAGTATCTTTCTTAGAAGCTGTTTCTTTGGATGGCCCTTGTTCCTTGTCTGACAGTGCTGAATGTTCAGCTCCCAGTTCACAGCATATAAAACTGGTAGGACTTGAGAACCTGCCCAGGACTTTTTGCTCATCCAGTGGAAGGCAAATGAATGGCTTTACTCTGTCTTTCTTGTGTCTTAATAGAAAACCAACAGTTTGgggatgcagaaggaaaaagagccTGTGAAACCTTGCTGAGCCGTTCCATTTTCACTGCCAGGATCTGGCTCTCAGTCCTTCGTTTTGCCTTTCAGAGATGCTCCTCATCACAACCAACCCATATGACTACCCCTTCATCAGCCAAGGGGAGATTTCTGGGCCAGCATTGATGACCAGGAGGAGCTTGTTGCCACAGATGTGAGTACATTTAGCAAGGAGAGACAATATCACTTTTACCATCACCACCATTATAATCAGCTGATCTATCTGGTATGCAGGCAGCCACTGACGTTTTGGGCTTCAGCCCCGATGAGAGAATGGGGATTTACAAACTGACAGGGGCAATCCTGCACTACGGGAACATGAAGTTCAAGCAGAAACCACgtgaggagcaggcagagccggATGGCACGGAAGGTAATACCTTCATGGCTTGGAGAGATGTATTTCCAACTGTTTTCATACCATTTTTCACTAGAAATCCAAGGAGTCTTCCAGGAAAGGAGAAGTTGTTCCTTGACGGACATAAAAAGGAGGTTCAACCTTCACTTTACCACCTCCTGCAGAGTCACTTTCTGCATCCACTTTATTCCTGATGGCTCTGCTGAAGGACCTTGTGCCTGGGACATGTTACTGTAGTGTTCACCAGTTTCTGGTAACACATCCAGACTCGTTCTGCTTGGGTGACATTATGGAGAGGTGtctcaaagggaaaaacacTCTGTTGTCCCATCACCAATGCACTCACTGGTTTTGCCACACCTGTTGGGGATGCTGTAGGCACTCAATCATGAGGGCCAGCCCTACAAGGCTGTTTGGAAAAGTAAATAAGAATGTTGGTCAAGCTTTGTGGATAGGGTAAAGCCAACCAGTTTGCCAGGTTTCAGAGTGAGCTCTGGCTGGCTCCAATGCATTCTGTCTGTCCCAGCTAAGAAGAAAgtctttcagcttttgttttgttttacagaggCTGACGAAGCAGCGTACCTGATGGGCCTGAACTCAGCAGACTTGCTGAAAGCTTTGTGCTATCCCCGGGTGAAAGTGGGAGATGAATATGTCATGAAGGGCCAAACAGTGGATCAGGTGAGTgtcagggagaaggagggaCCGTCGTCTCCCTAAGGGACAGGAGTGGGTGCAGGTCACAGCTGAGGATGGTCAGGACCATTAAGGCTATTAGTGCACTTTGTGGGCTGACAGTATCTGTGCATGGTGGAGGGGCATTTTATTCTGGTGATGCGCTAGCAGTGCCCTGACACAGCTGTGCGAACcatctccctgcagctgcaccaGGCAGTGAATGCCATTTCCAAGTCAGCCTATGAAAAACTCTTCTTGTGGACGGTGATGCACATCAACCAACAACTGGATACTAAGCTGCCAAGACAGGACTTTATTGGGGTCCTAGACATTGCTGGCTTTGAGATTTTTGAGGTTTGGTTTTACATAGTACTCTCAGACTTCTGGCtgtctttaaatgcttttttcctgttgtttgaCTTTCCTCCTGCTCACCCCAATGCGGCCCTCAAGAACAGGACAAATCTCTCTgaagctgcttctgcctctgtaGATCCATCACCCACTttgtaagagaaaagaaacagcagaagcatAGCCATGAAGCTGCTGTCTCCCTCCCCACAGAATCTATAGTTAGTGACATTAGGATCACCTAAAAACATCACCAATGCAGGCTACATCAACCGTGTGCTGCACAGTACAACTTTTCTGTATGTATCTTTATGTATCACCCATGATATATCTTTTACGCTATTATTAAAACCCTTCAGGGATAGTCTGGCTGACCTTGCCTTGACATCTCTATGAAATAAATTGATTTGAGTCAGTTTAACAATATTACCACATTTACACAAATATTAGTCCAACAGCTTTGAGCAGCTGTGCATCAACTTCACCAATGAGAAACTGCAACAGTTCTTCAACCACCACATGTTCGTGCTGGAGTAGGAGGAGTACAAGAAGGAAGGAATTGAATGGACATTCATTGACTTTGGGATGGACCTGGCTGCTTGCATTGAGCTTATAGAAAAGGTGAGTTTCTTATGCAGCTTGTGCAATCACACAAATCAGATCCAGAAGGGGTTCTCGAGAGTGTTTGTACTGAGTGCCTTCAGTACACTCTGTGAAGCTTCCAGGTCTCCTgacctcctcccttcctttaGACATAACCCTTGTCATTAATTATTCACTGACTGGAAATGTATTCTGCCTTCTAAAAAggcattgcttttatttctctgttctgtctttgtttcttccacATCACTATAAATTGTCATTTCATTGTCATATTTACCCCAGTTGTCTTCTGTCTTTGCATATTGGTTCCTCCTCAGGTGTTCCTCTCAGTTAAATTCAAATGTTAGAAAGCCTCAtgtctgcttgctttttgcTCCTTCTGGATAAGGAGAAGTCACTACTGTATTCCAAGAAGTTACTGCACAGTTTTTGCTtggctttctttgttttccagccAATGTCTGGGTAGTTCAAAATCCTATTTATGAAAATCTGATGCTTTTGAATATCTTGCCAGCTGTTCACAAAAAATCTTGCTTACCTGCTCCTCCCAAGCTAGTTCTCAATAAAATACCTCCAGTACTTtaattttagcatttatttcacCCCATATTATTATAGCTTGAATTCATCTTAtttgaaaacaccttttttctATTCAGCCTATGGATATATTCTCCATCCTGGAAGAGGAGTGCATGTTCCCCAGGGCAACTGACACCTCTTTCAAGAACAAGCTCTATGACCAGCATCTGGGCAAGTCCAGCAACTTCAAGAAGCCCAAGCCTGCCAAAGGCAAGGCTGAGGCCCACTTCTTCCTGGTACAGTGGACTACAACGTCTCTGGCTGGCTTGAGAAGAACAAAGACCCCCTGAATGAAATTGTTGTGGGGCTGTATCAGAAATCATCTATGAAAATTTTATACAATCTTTATGCCACCTTTGCTTCCATAGATGAAGGTAAGATCAGAGGATTATGTCTCCTGTCTGGTGTTTCCAACTGTAGCTATCACCTGACTTGAATCAGTGTTGAGTCAGTATTCGCGCTCTATGTATTAGATGCACAATTATAATGCTGTCAAAGGGATCTACAGCAGTACCTCAGTTGGACTGTCATCtaattttccagctgaaggTGGTGGTATTAACAAGAAAGGAACCAAGAAAAAGGGCTCTTCCTTCCAAACTGTCTCTGTACTCTTTCAGGTACGTGTGTTCTCTGGCACAGCATGGGCCAGCTGCAGAAAATGCCAAGAAGGCTGTCCTGTCAGACCTGTCTGCGCTTGTTCACCATTCCCACTTTCTCTGTTGCCATATGATACTGTGGAAAGTTACCTTTGGGATCTGGTAAAGGTTGATCTGAATTGTCTTTGCAGATGAGGTTCAATAGGACCTGGTGGAGAAGGGAAGTCGTGTGCTTTGATCAGGTTGCACAGTTTCAAGACAGCCCAAAGGCTGGCTTGGCTTTGACCTTTGGTGCTAACAGCATCCTTCCCATATTTGGCTGTAACTGGCTTCTTCCAGGATGTGTCTCTCTGAGTACAGGGCGTTGTGTGGCAACCAGTACCTTGCAGTCAGTGTGGGCAACACAAATGATGTGTTGCAGCCCCTCAATTCTGCTGTGACACATCTATATCCTGGGGCCAGGAACAGGCTCAGCCCTTCCTGGCAGGATGAGGAGTGCAGCATCCACCTGGCTGTGACGTGGGCCATACTCAGAGTATGTCATTATGGCATAAGATGATTAAGGAAATGCAATGCCAACAAAAACTATCCTGCAGAGCAGATGACTTCTGATGTCATAGACAAACATTGATTTTGTGGCTCAATTctcttttaaatatacataacTAATAtatctaaataataaaaacaaatcaaccCATTCATTCATTTGATCAACAGTTCATTTGATCAAGAAAGACCGCTATTGGTATCCCAGAATATCGTTCATTTCTTTCTATCCTTGTCCTGTTTAATAGTGCTTATGATTAGCTTCTAACCACTAAggacacattttcattttaagacagGAGGAAAGTTTATCAATTGTATCCACTGTTAGtagctatttattttgctgatgcCTATACAGAATTGTACAATATTCACTAGAAGAGTAAGGaaaaacttctgaatttttatttttcatcagagTCAAATTATATTGagaatatttgcattatttcttgAAGTAATATAGAGATTGCAAATAATCTCTTTTGTACAGGAAAATCTAAATAAGCTGATGTCCAACTTGCAAACAACTCATCTTCATTTTGTGCGTTGTATCATTCCCAGTGAAACAAAGACCCCAGGTAATTCATAAAACATAGATTAGAAATTGGCAGAAAGACCAATTGACCAATGCTAGAAAAATCAGTATATTCCCATGTTGCTCTGTCATAGGCCTGATGGATCACAAGCTTGTTCTGCACCAGCTGAGATGTAACAGTGTTCTGGAAGGCATTCAAATCTGCAGGAAAGGATTTCCTAACAAGATATTATATGGGGATTTTAAACAGAGGTCTGTAATAACATTCTTGTGTTTGCATCGAACCCAGTTCATTTGAGAGAAGAGTCTTGCTAAATAAGTTGATACAGTTCTTAGGAAAagactattttaatatttaacaacTATGGAAAGCATGAAGACATACCTAATAGCAGGGTCTGTGTGGGCAATGCCCACCCAAATGCCTTCCTGAAGACTGTATGCCAAAACCTATTTTCACCTCATTCATGTTCATCTGAATGTTTGGGTATACTTTGCTTAAATTCTCAAATTTGACACAAGCATGTTTCACCAAAAATATGGAGCGTGGTCTATACCACATCCTTTATTTAACCACAATCTAGTAGAAGTTTGAAGAATGTTGTTTAAATAATTCTAACTAGAATGGTTTTACTGAAAGGAAATTGTGTTAAACCTGATACCCCTCTTTTGATGAAATAACAAGCTTGACTGGCAAATGTAGCTACATTAACAAAACAGACTTCAGCAGGACATCTAAATTAGTTCCACATGTCACTCTCATTTTGTACAGGGCTAACATTTCTACATGCTAACATTTCTATAGCACCTTAGCTACATTAatttatagattaaaaaaacccccaaccaaccaaacaatTTTAACTCAGGAAGTGCCATGCAAATAAGACATTTCTAAAAGGTTGCTAAATTTAGGGCAACCCAGCTGGGGTCATCTGCTTGTTGTATTTGAACAAAGGCAAATGTAGGGTCAGATCTCTAAGAACAAAGAAAGTACATCATGCTTACAGCACTGAAGAGGGTATCCTGGAGAGCAGGGACATTGAAAAGGGTAGAAGTGGCATTTTGGGCACTAACTGAAGAAGGCTTCCTAAGGCAGTGATGTGGGTGGGCAGATTTGTGTATGGGTAAACAGAGGCATACTGAAAAGAATAGGGGGTGGAATAATCTCTCAGTGTAGGATTAGGAAGTCCATTGCTAGATACTATGTCTAATTCTGGTTTACATACTTCAGGAGGAATGTGAGAAACTGGATATGGTTCAGAAAAGAGCTACAGGATAAATGTGAACTCAAGTGCAGTGAGAGATTTTAATCAAACTATTTAACTCATGAAACTGTATGTTAACGGGTGATTTGTTTGTGGTGTAGAGAACCTACAGGTGTAAAGATTTCTGAATACACAGGAAACTGTAATCTAAAAGACAGACTCAAATCAAGAGTCCAAGGGTGGGACCTGAAAAAGGATGTTGTCAAGGTAGAAGTGAAGTATACCTTTCCTACAGTGAGGGTGAATAGCTTACCTGGGACACTCAAGGTTTGACGGCTTCAAATAAgattgaaatttctttttttaaaaaatatttactagaTTAATCACAAGATGGGGGCTGGATGAACAAGGCACTGAGAGGACTGTGTGCCTGTGTTATACAGGAGACCAGATTAGATAATTGCAGCAGTCtccctgtttttaaaatccattaattTTTTGAATTTACAGCTAGCCCAGTGAGCTGGCTTCCTAGATTAGTGTAAATGACTGTGACACAGATGAGCAGAGTCTGTCAGGTCCAGAGATCAGACCGTCCATGCCCTCAGTCTCAGTGAGGGCTGTAACACATGCAGGGAACCTACTGAACTGACTTGCTTCTTACTGGTTTGCTATTTAAGGTGGGAGCTGTGAGTCAGACTCAGCCTTCCTCTGTATCTTCAAAGTGACAGCTGTTCTTGTAGCATCCTGTGCACTAAAATGATACCGACAgttaagcttttttcctttattttgtcaGATACCGCCTTCTGAATGCTGGTGTCATTCCAGAAGGGCAGTTTATTGATAGCAAGAAGGCGTGTGAAAAGTTGCTGTCTTCCATTGAGATAGATCATACTCAGTACAAATTTGGACACACTAAggtaaacatttaatttttccacaCACTGAGAAGTCATTCATTGCATTAAAATAGAAGCCCAGCAATGActgatttctgttctttgatTGCAGGTGTTCTTCACGGCAGGTTTGCTAGGTGTCCTGGAAGAGATGCGAGATGATTGCTTAGGACAACTGATCATGCAGACACAGGCTTTATGCAGGGGATACCTCAGGAGTCTTGAATTGAAAAGAATGTTAGGGCGAAGGTGTGTGTGTTCTGCAAGGTCTGGTTTCTCAAAGATATGCTTTTTTCACAGTACTGATGAATTGGTTTGATTTCAGAGTGTCCATCTTCTGCATCCAGTACAAAACCCGAGCATTCATGAATGTCAAGCACTGGCCCTGGAAGAAGTTGTACTTCAAGATAAAACCCCTCTTAGAAAGtgtggaaaatgagaaagaaatggcCACGATGAAGGAATAGTTTGAGAGAACGAAAGAAGAACTGTCTAAATCAGAAACCAAGAggaaagaactggaagaaaaaatggtGACTCTGGTGCAAGAGAAAAAGGACCTGCAGCTGCAAGTACAGACT contains:
- the LOC140660598 gene encoding myosin-3-like, producing MSRDAGLEVFGEAALYLCKSEKERIEAQNQPFDAKTYCFVSDPKVEYTKGKIKAAQDGKITVETEDGRMVAVKPDDIYAMNPPKFDRIEDVAMLTHLHGPAILYNLKDCYSSWMIYTYSGLFCVTVNPYKWLPVYNPEVVLAYGGKKCQEGPPHIFSISDNAYQFMLTDRENQSILIT
- the LOC140660554 gene encoding LOW QUALITY PROTEIN: myosin-3-like (The sequence of the model RefSeq protein was modified relative to this genomic sequence to represent the inferred CDS: inserted 2 bases in 2 codons; substituted 1 base at 1 genomic stop codon), whose product is WKTVNTTRVIQYFATIAASGDLAKKESWIKGMLEDQIISTDPLLEAFRNAKTVRNDNSSLFGKFICIHFGTSVKLASGDIETYLLEESRVTFQLKAERSYHIFYQILSNKKPELLEMLLITTNPYDYPFISQGEISGPXIDDQEELVATDAATDVLGFSPDERMGIYKLTGAILHYGNMKFKQKPREEQAEPDGTEEADEAAYLMGLNSADLLKALCYPRVKVGDEYVMKGQTVDQLHQAVNAISKSAYEKLFLWTVMHINQQLDTKLPRQDFIGVLDIAGFEIFESNSFEQLCINFTNEKLQQFFNHHMFVLEXEEYKKEGIEWTFIDFGMDLAACIELIEKPMDIFSILEEECMFPRATDTSFKNKLYDQHLGKSSNFKKPKPAKGKAEAHFXPGTVDYNVSGWLEKNKDPLNEIVVGLYQKSSMKILYNLYATFASIDEDTAF